The Penicillium digitatum chromosome 6, complete sequence genome has a window encoding:
- a CDS encoding Major facilitator superfamily domain, general substrate transporter: protein MADDISRESRDRIEVEAEKERIENVEHSASPQQDGLNQMDPARRIVVEKKLKRKLDARCSLFVAIYIMNYLDRNNLAAARLKGLQEDLKLSNTDYSTCLSILYVGYIIMQVPSNMFINRISRPSLYISVAMLLWGVVSTLSGSTKKFGDMVAVRFLLGFVEAAFLPGALLILSKWYTRRELTTRNALLFCGSLISNAFSALVGAGVLSNMEGVLGHAAWRWLFWIEGSVTMFLALLAAFILPDLPHNARGFTEEERQVAQLRMLEDVGEADTDSEELGAFGGLKMALVDPKIYVMMFTFVAYVVGLSFNAFFPTLTGTLGFGYVPTLLMSAPPWVFSCIFSVVNAWHADKTQEKVWHIIGPIGMGAVGFIICMATNNVAARYVALFLQAGSYAGFIVFYSWISSSFPRPPAKRAVAIAMINAFSQLGNVAGSYVWDLKNNGFRSSYGIVLAMFGVTVGGCWYFRSMLMGLNQQLEESELAHVTGTGSTENDILDNPDESLRMRKGFRYLV, encoded by the exons ATGGCAGACGATATCTCACGAGAAAGCCGGGACCGGATTGAGGtcgaggccgagaaggaaCGGATTGAAAATGTTGAACACAGTGCATCCCCACAGCAAGACGGCCTAAATCAGATGGATCCAGCTCGCCGGATTGTTGTTGAGAAGAAGCTCAAGCGCAAATTAGATGCCCGTTGCAGCCTTTTTGTGGCAATCTACA TTATGAACTACCTCGATAGAAATAATCTCGCAGCTGCTCGTCTCAAGGGTCTGCAGGAAGATCTCAAACTCAGCAATACCGACTACTCCACATGCCTGAGTATCCTCTATGTCGGCTACATCATCATGCAGGTACCTTCCAACATGTTTATCAACCGCATAAGCCGGCCCTCTCTCTACATATCCGTGGCCATGCTTTTGTGGGGTGTTGTTTCCACCTTGTCCGGCAGCACCAAGAAATTTGGTGATATGGTGGCTGTCCGTTTCCTGCTGGGTTTTGTCGAGGCGGCTTTCCTGCCCGGCGCCCTACTCATCCTCTCAAAGTGGTACACGCGCCGCGAATTAACTACCCGGAACGCCCTTTTGTTCTGTGGTAGTCTTATCTCCAATGCATTCTCTGCACTCGTTGGTGCCGGTGTCCTATCcaacatggaaggtgtctTGGGCCACGCCGCCTGGCGCTGGCTCTTTTGGATCGAGGGCTCAGTGACAATGTTCCTCGCTCTTCTTGCTGCATTTATCTTGCCTGATTTACCGCACAATGCACGCGGATTCACCGAGGAAGAGCGCCAAGTTGCGCAACTTCGCATGCTCGAGGATGTCGGCGAGGCTGACACCGACAGTGAAGAGCTTGGTGCCTTTGGAGGGTTAAAAATGGCTCTCGTCGACCCCAAAATCTACGTTATGATGTTTACCTTCGTAGCTTACGTGGTTGGACTCAGTTTTAATGCTTTCTTT CCTACCCTCACTGGTACTCTAGGGTTCGGATATGTCCCAACTCTACTGATGAGCGCCCCTCCCTGGGTTTTCTCCTGTATTTTCTCCGTTGTCAACGCCTGGCACGCGGACAAAACACAAGAAAAGGTCTGGCACATCATTGGCCCCATTGGAATGGGAGCTGTTGGTTTTATCATCTGCATGGCCACCAACAACGTCGCAGCTCGCTACGTCGCACTATTCCTACAGGCTGGGTCCTATGCTGGATTCATTGTATTCTACTCGTGGATCAGTTCTTCATTCCCCCGTCCTCCCGCTAAGCGAGCCGTCGCCATTGCCATGATTAACGCCTTCAGTCAGCTAGGCAACGTCGCTGGCTCTTACGTTTGGGATTTGAAGAATAATGGGTTCCGCTCTAGCTACGGAATCGTGCTGGCGATGTTCGGTGTCACAGTCGGTGGATGCTGGTATTTCCGCTCGATGCTGATGGGCTTAAACCAACAACTCGAGGAGAGTGAGCTTGCTCATGTTACTGGAACTGGGTCGACTGAGAATGATATCCTCGATAATCCAGACGAATCTCTGCGCATGCGCAAGGGCTTTAGATATCTGGTATAA
- a CDS encoding C-3 sterol dehydrogenase/C-4 decarboxylase encodes MSAKRRTLELGNVLVVGGCGFLGWHIVDHLLNFPSETDPSYALPKPVGDARFEYPTLRSRYPDYQSTVSVVDLRTTNNRLPGAKYYDGDITSVESMLDVFRAVKPDLVIHTASPSMIEGNKPLLHKVNVEGTRTLLEVAGGEHGDWGGKCKAFVYTSSSSVVHDTQSDLKNVNEEWPYIRGPAQKEYYSETKADAEEIVLMYNKKSPNQMLTAAIRPAGIHGEKDTTVTHKILEHGSQASDRVLRMQLGDNDNLFDFTYVGNVAYGHLLAAHRLLASYDLHAAGKGGPLDYERVDGEAFNITNDSPVYFWDVTRAMWALINRVVEPEQVWALPEGLLETVGGLAETVMGLFGKTPRLTARTVRYSCMTRYYSTEKAKHRLAYLPVVPLDEGIARAVGYIVAQHQAVTGKKAL; translated from the exons ATGTCGGCAAAAAGGCGCACACTAGAGCTGGGCAATGTCCTGGTGGTCGGAGGCTGTGGCTTCCTGGGGTGGCACATTGTCGATCACCTGCTGAATTTCCCCTCCGAGACTGACCCCAGTTACGCTCTACCGAAGCCTGTCGGCGATGCGCGCTTCGAGTATCCGACTTTGAGATCACGCTACCCGGATTACCAATCGACTGTCTCTGTTGTTGACTTGCGCACTACCAACAACCGTCTTCCCGGTGCTAAGTACTATGATGGCGATATCACCTCCGTCGAGTCCATGTTGGACGTTTTTCGAGCTGTCAAGCCTGATCTTGTGATTCACACTGCGTCGCCATCTATGATTGAGGGTAACAAGCCCCTGCTGCACAAGGTCAATGTGGAGGGAACACGGACGCTCCTCGAGGTCGCCGGTGGGGAGCACGGTGACTGGGGTGGTAAGTGCAAGGCGTTCGTCTACACTAGCTCCAGCTCCGTAGTCCACGACACACAGAGTGATCTGAAGAACGTCAATGAGGAATGGCCCTACATCCGTGGTCCTGCACAGAAGGAGTACTACTCCGAGACTAAG GCCGACGCCGAAGAAATCGTCCTGATGTACAACAAGAAGTCCCCCAACCAAATGCTGACAGCCGCTATCCGTCCGGCTGGAATTCACGGAGAGAAGGATACAACAGTCACACACAAGATCCTAGAGCACGGATCCCAAGCTTCAGATAGAGTGTTGAGGATGCAGCTTGGTGATAACGACAATCTGTTCGATTTCACCTACGTCGGCAACGTGGCTTACGGTCACCTGCTTGCTGCACACCGGCTTCTCGCGAGCTATGACCTACATGCGGCTGGTAAGGGCGGGCCCCTCGACTACGAGCGTGTGGACGGTGAAGCTTTCAatatcaccaatgattcccCCGTCTATTTCTGGGATGTCACCCGTGCTATGTGGGCTTTGATCAACCGCGTCGTTGAGCCGGAACAGGTTTGGGCTCTGCCCGAGGGTCTCCTTGAGACTGTCGGTGGTCTAGCCGAGACTGTCATGGGATTGTTTGGCAAGACTCCGCGTCTCACTGCCCGGACAGTGCGATACTCATGTATGACTCGCTACTACTCGACTGAGAAGGCCAAGCACCGCCTGGCTTACTTGCCTGTTGTGCCCTTGGATGAGGGAATTGCTCGTGCCGTTGGATACATTGTTGCCCAGCATCAAGCGGTCACTGGAAAGAAAGCATTATAG
- a CDS encoding Ubiquitin-conjugating enzyme, E2 → MGDQCTLRLVRELRQVERSEQLAFTVRYEEGNIRDIQALIIGPPGTPYELGFYEFSIKIPSDYPANPPVVKIRTTNRGRTRFGPNLYADGKVCLSILGTWHGSRSEQWSPAQGLESVLLSIQSLLSSNPYTLEPGFDDNERANDTEYMEIYKSKIRHENLRLAVITPLEQAFQTSSPPHQIALRVGQESSVEEDSDAELEPEPGLLAQSKFHDFCKRRFLWYLEFYQNAIAKGIAEEAHRQGTPFIQMPFEGYGNTMGGEWNYIDLQARLLALRDRLMEETYRWPVEGLALVKEDAGIAVKLTGQHEQIAAEMDACPQVIDLSLVDNNPFVWRLTYVGRNESRLEGGIIKIKIYVSPRHPDEQPRVFVESPLYHIRVSKQGVLMYLPSHAEEIGQHIEGIITTLEDDSPPYNPLMTVNPEASALCWGSELDRRLYRRKLRASLEES, encoded by the exons ATGGGTGACCAGTGTACACTGCGCCTCGTCCGA GAGTTGAGACAGGTTGAGCGGAGTGAGCAACTTG CCTTCACCGTTCGGTATGAAGAGGGCAACATTCGTGACATACAGGCCCTTATTATCGGACCTCCAGGTACTCCATACGAACTGGGGTTTTATGAG TTCTCGATCAAAATACCGTCAG ACTACCCAGCAAATCCCCCGGTAGTGAAAATTCGGACTACCAACAGGGGCCGAACTCGCTTTGGACCTAATCTGTATGCCGATGGGAAGGTTTGCTT GTCGATCTTGGG AACTTGGCATGGTTCTCGGAGTGAGCAATGGTCTCCTGCACAGGGACTCGAATCCGTTCTGCTGTCCATTCAGAGCCTCTTATCATCAAATCCGTATACGCTGGAACCGGGGTTTGATGACAACGAAAGGGCGAACGATACGGAGTATATGGAGATCTACAAGTCAAAG ATCCGCCATGAAAATCTACGACTAGCAGTCATCACGCCTCTCGAACAAGCCTTTCAAACCTCGTCCCCTCCCCACCAAATAGCGCTCAGGGTCGGTCAGGAATCCAGTGTGGAAGAAGATAGTGATGCCGAACTCGAACCCGAGCCGGGACTGCTTGCCCAAAGCAAGTTCCACGACTTTTGCAAGCGACGGTTCTTGTGGTACCTCGAGTTCTACCAGAACGCTATCGCGAAAGGAATCGCGGAAGAAGCGCACAGACAAGGAACGCCATTCATTCAAATGCCGTTTGAAGGCTATGGTAATACCATGGGTGGAGAGTGGAACTACATCGACCTCCAAGCCCGTTTGTTGGCTCTCCGAGACCGATTGATGGAAGAGACATACCGATGGCCCGTCGAGGGCCTTGCTCTGGTCAAGGAGGATGCCGGAATTGCGGTTAAATTAACGGGTCAGCATGAACAGATTGCAGCGGAAATGGACGCTTGTCCTCAAGTCATCGATCTGTCACTGGTTGATAATAACCCGTTCGTCTGGAGACTCACCTACGTTGGTCGCAACGAGTCCAGACTGGAAGGTGGCATaatcaagatcaagattTATGTCAGTCCCCGGCACCCAGACGAACAACCTCGGGTCTTTGTCGAATCACCCCTGTACCACATTCGCGTCTCAAAGCAGGGTGTGTTGATGTATCTTCCATCGCATGCTGAAGAAATCGGACAACACATCGAGGGTATCATCACCACATTGGAGGACGACAGCCCCCCATACAACCCTCTCATGACAGTAAACCCAGAGGCAAGCGCTCTGTGCTGGGGCTCGGAACTAGATCGCAGGCTCTATAGACGCAAGCTTAGAGCTTCTCTGGAGGAGTCCTGA
- a CDS encoding Rho GTPase activation protein produces the protein MRTLDRTRPAYLQYLTAFGMPPGGLPASLVAGNPSGRPTVDTSGYGACHTKNTPTSPEDSLIPFDSPSTRTGGPSPITPVNQEDGGRSSRGLGPDQAGLRDRSAARDRSRVNGRQNKSPAGSSRLCQKCGESLTGQFVRALGGTFHLECFKCEDCGEIVASKFFPVDSEDSSCQFPLCETDYFRRLNLLCHECGGALRGSYITALDRKYHIEHFTCSVCPTVFGAQDSYYEHESKVYCHFHYSTQFAQRCHGCHTAILKQFVEIFRNGQNQHWHPECYMIHKFWNVRLSPAGQTWEPPPMDEDASEDERKHIRDEEDIMEEKVFNIWNTLSTFEESSAACISDMLLHVSNGAYIDGVIVAKRFIEHVEVLFGAVDQLADYIKSHELKELSYGREAKLLCKKIVAFFALLSKTQETGVRKLGVTQELLSLVTGLAHYLKLLIRIGLQGALKLEREKSASDGLQNFLEHLRDLESLAEREDDDTPVDLMAGVEGLADQLSDCCISCKEPIDDECVQLGKSRWHIKPPHLSCKSCEKDLTADLQDALWSDSEVQVYCGACAHQMQLGPAVKGGFTPVSKLQQFVFLLKVALARLLAVLRSGGTLPHTSDDPNLKEYDNKDGYHVTPQIRRANTLSQAYGGSSRDGFEETSLEQTVGEMRRLRSIRNERTLSTTYKRARASRIIDGPEGRSARPGSSGNDGNDARGHGFQIVEERDANGETVTDLTFGNQDALTLDDIPRIVAAEQAKEQRPNAYRHAGTKLIGGTEPIPRYNQGHQRGVSSGNLEALMEPTRTKRYFSELTALEYFIVRHVAVLQMEPLVEGYFTMEELLSLIESRKPTIWNIFGRAFKDNKKGSKKKGVFGVGLDYLVEKEGTESSHGVGPGALRIPTLVDDSVCAMRQMDMSVEGVFRKNGNIRRLKDTAELIDTKYEQVDLTKETPVQIAALLKKFLREMPDPLLTFKLHRLFVISQKMDDAEKQRRLLHLTCCLLPKAHRDTMEVLFAFLNWTSSFSHVDEESGSKMDIHNLATVITPNILYPNAKNSTVEESFLSIEAVNALITYNDVFCEIPEDLQSVLGDTTLFRENAEVTTKEILKRYGDIARGSFSQRPENGGETFTITTPNRNNSTPASARIETDPSQDAAWQMQTSVRHVPGPGGHSHSTSTNPQAGHDFVPPPPAAYLRGRSTSNGSQSIAGAPDGQSSNVAYRPRPSAGAMGVTG, from the exons ATGAGA ACTCTCGACCGTACGCGCCCAGCCTACCTTCAATATCTCACCG CGTTCGGC ATGCCCCCCGGTGGACTCCCAGCCAGCCTGGTTGCAGGCAACCCAAGCGGCCGCCCCACCGTCGATACCTCTGGCTACGGGGCTTGCCATACGAAAAACACTCCTACATCCCCCGAAGACAGTTTAATTCCGTTCGATTCACCATCCACTCGAACCGGGGGCCCAAGCCCTATAACTCCGGTAAACCAGGAGGATGGTGGGCGCTCGAGCCGTGGCCTGGGTCCTGACCAGGCCGGCCTCCGCGACCGCTCAGCAGCCCGAGATCGCTCACGAGTGAACGGGCGTCAAAATAAGTCTCCTGCCGGTTCATCGCGTCTGTGTCAGAAGTGCGGTGAATCTCTTACTGGTCAGTTTGTTCGAGCATTAGGTGGTACTTTTCATCTAGAGTGTTTCAAGTGCGAA GACTGTGGCGAAATCGTTGCTTCAAAGTTTTTTCCTGTCGATTCAGAAGATTCAAGCTGTCAATTTCCACTTTGTGAAACCGATTACTTTAGACGACTCAACCTCCTTTGCCATGAGTGCGGCGGCGCACTACGTGGATCATACATTACTGCATTGGACCGGAAGTATCATATTGAGCACTTCACCTGTTCTGTTTGTCCGACCGTGTTCGGCGCTCAGGACTCTTACTATGAGCACGAGAGCAAGGTCTACTGCCACTTTCACTATTCAACCCAATTTGCCCAACGGTGCCACGGATGCCACACTGCAATCCTAAAACAGTTTGTCGAGATCTTTCGCAACGGTCAAAATCAGCATTGGCACCCAGAATGTTACATGATTCACAAGTTCTGGAATGTCCGGTTATCTCCTGCTGGTCAAACGTGGGAGCCTCCGCCGATGGATGAGGATGCCAGCGAAGACGAGCGCAAGCACATTCGCGATGAAGAAGATATTATGGAAGAGAAGGTCTTCAATATTTGGAATACCCTCTCTACCTTTGAAGAATCCTCCGCCGCTTGCATCTCAGATATGCTGCTTCATGTAAGCAATGGCGCATACATAGATGGTGTTATAGTGGCCAAGCGCTTCATTGAACACGTGGAGGTCCTCTTCGGGGCAGTCGATCAGTTAGCGGATTATATCAAATCCCACGAGTTGAAAG AACTTTCTTATGGCCGAGAAGCCAAACTTCTCTGCAAAAAGATTGTGGCTTTCTTCGCCCTTCTATCGAAAACCCAGGAAACCGGAGTACGCAAACTTGGCGTCACTCAGGAACTTCTGTCACTGGTGACAGGTCTCGCTCATTACCTCAAGCTCCTTATCCGCATCGGTTTACAAGGTGCACTCAAACTTGAACGCGAGAAGTCTGCATCAGACGGTTTGCAAAATTTCCTAGAGCACCTCCGTGATCTGGAGTCATTAGCCGAGCGCGAAGACGACGACACACCAGTTGACCTGATGGCTGGAGTGGAGGGTTTGGCCGATCAACTTTCGGATTGTTGCATTTCCTGCAAAGAACCAATTGACGATGAATGCGTTCAGCTGGGAAAGAGCCGTTGGCACATCAAGCCGCCTCATCTTTCATGCAAATCCTGTGAGAAGGACTTGACCGCTGACCTCCAAGACGCATTGTGGAGCGACAGTGAGGTACAAGTCTATTGTGGCGCTTGCGCCCACCAAATGCAACTTGGCCCTGCTGTGAAGGGTGGTTTCACTCCAGTCTCAAAATTGCAGCAATTCGTTTTCTTGCTGAAAGTGGCACTCGCACGTCTTCTCGCCGTGCTTCGATCCGGGGGGACCTTGCCTCATACATCAG ACGACCCGAACCTCAAGGAGTATGACAACAAAGACGGCTATCATGTGACACCCCAGATTCGCCGGGCAAACACACTTTCCCAGGCATACGGCGGTTCCTCGCGAGATGGCTTTGAGGAAACATCCCTTGAGCAGACCGTCGGAGAGATGCGTCGGCTGCGCTCCATTCGCAACGAGCGAACCCTATCCACAACATACAAACGGGCCCGCGCATCCAGAATCATTGATGGACCAGAAGGCAGAAGTGCCCGGCCAGGGTCATCTGGCAATGATGGCAATGATGCGAGAGGCCACGGTTTCCAGATTGTTGAAGAACGGGATGCCAATGGCGAAACCGTAACCGATCTGACATTCGGAAATCAGGACGCTTTGACACTAGATGATATCCCCCGCATTGTTGCTGCTGAGCAAGCCAAGGAGCAGCGACCTAATGCCTACCGGCATGCTGGTACGAAGCTCATTGGGGGGACAGAGCCGATTCCCAGGTACAATCAAGGCCACCAACGGGGAGTGTCGAGTGGAAATTTGGAGGCTCTCATGGAGCCAACACGAACCAAGCGTTACTTCTCAGAACTGACTGCTTTGGAATATTTCATCGTTCGCCACGTGGCTGTGCTACAGATGGAACCCTTGGTAGAGGGCTATTttaccatggaggagctaCTTTCTCTCATTGAGTCACGTAAACCTACCATATGGAATATCTTTGGTCGTGCCTTCAAAGACAACAAGAAGGGTAGTAAGAAGAAGGGTGTCTTCGGTGTTGGTCTGGACTACTTGGTCGAAAAGGAGGGCACCGAGTCAAGTCACGGTGTTGGCCCTGGTGCGCTTCGCATTCCGACACTGGTTGATGACTCTGTTTGCGCTATGCGACAGATGGATATGTCTGTGGAGGGTGTCTTCCGAAAGAACGGCAACATCCGCCGATTGAAGGACACCGCGGAGCTAATAGACACCAAGTACGAACAAGTAGATCTGACAAAGGAAACACCCGTGCAGATCGCAGCTCTCTTGAAGAAGTTCCTCCGTGAGATGCCCGATCCGCTGTTGACTTTCAAGCTACACAGACTATTTGTCATCTCACAAA AAATGGACGACGCGGAGAAACAGAGGCGACTACTTCACTTGACATGCTGCCTGCTTCCCAAAGCCCATCGTGACACGATGGAAGTGTTGTTTGCCTTCTTAAACTGGACATCATCCTTCTCGCATGTGGATGAAGAGTCTGGGAGTAAGATGGACATTCACAATCTTGCGACCGTCATCACGCCCAATATACTTTACCCTAATGCCAAAAACAGCACAGTGGAGGAGAGCTTCTTGTCTATCGAGGCTGTCAATGCCTTGATTACGTACAACGATGTTTTCTGCGAG ATTCCAGAAGACCTGCAATCGGTTTTGGGTGATACTACTCTTTTCAGGGAGAATGCCGAAGTTACGACCAAGGAAATCCTCAAGCGATATGGCGACATTGCTCGAGGCAGCTTTTCACAAAGACCAGAGAATGGCGGCGAGACATTCACGATCACCACCCCCAACCGAAACAACAGCACCCCAGCTTCCGCGCGTATCGAGACCGATCCATCTCAGGATGCAGCCTGGCAGATGCAAACTTCGGTTCGCCATGTGCCCGGGCCCGGCGGACATTCTCATTCTACAAGCACCAACCCCCAGGCTGGGCATGATTTCGTTCCACCTCCGCCAGCAGCGTACCTCCGTGGCCGGAGCACCAGCAACGGTAGCCAGTCAATTGCAGGGGCACCTGATGGTCAATCATCAAATGTGGCATATAGGCCGCGTCCAAGTGCAGGTGCCATGGGTGTTACCGGCTAG
- a CDS encoding Borealin-like, N-terminal, protein MPATKRKSDAMDVTPTGSPTKKMRLTQHQKQALMDNLQLEITERARKLRAQYALQANDLRARIERRVNRIPVSLRNANIGELLEKHNAATNKQQIASASRKYSPIKVSRNMASISVDPGTSITREGRGRRGSHDGHFSDKENAPAGREPELKNPKRRVPAGPGGASRVASQEVRGHENRILSPKSNNSRTYPHSPFRASPEKGQPSYLARPTSPLKPFSPLRSRGATVSAVKDQQPPSQAQRTTTRAATGPKSIRSPLSRPATRQGERKNSTGSTASSGTTVTKSTRTGTSARKATTASVAAAKRPASRMQAASMAVKNPPTTAAMRKTTAPAVTETATRTRALRKRI, encoded by the exons ATGCCTGCTACTAAACGCAAGTCTGACGCCATGGACGTCACGCCTACGGGCAGTCCTACTAAGAAGATGCGTTTAACGCAGCACCAGAAGCAGGCGCTAATGGACAACCTTCAACTTGAGA TCACTGAGCGGGCGCGTAAGCTTCGTGCTCAATATGCCCTTCAGGCAAATGACCTCCGGGCGCGCATTGAGCGACGCGTCAATCGGATCCCAGTCTCGCTTCGCAATGCCAACATCGGCGAGCTTCTCGAAAAGCACAACGCTGCCACAAACAAACAGCAGATTGCATCAGCTTCTCGAAAATACTCGCCCATCAAGGTGTCGCGCAATATGGCAAGCATTTCCGTTGACCCAGGAACCTCTATCACACGCGAGGGGAGAGGTCGGAGGGGAAG TCACGATGGCCACTTCTCCGACAAAGAGAATGCCCCTGCCGGTCGCGAGCCCGAACTCAAGAACCCCAAACGTCGCGTGCCAGCCGGACCAGGCGGGGCCTCGCGCGTTGCGTCCCAGGAAGTACGAGGCCACGAGAACCGCATTCTGTCTCCCAAGTCCAACAACTCCCGAACCTACCCCCACTCACCCTTCCGTGCATCCCCCGAAAAAGGTCAACCTTCATATCTGGCGCGCCCTACCTCACCATTAAAACCGTTCAGCCCATTGCGGTCACGCGGTGCCACCGTATCTGCGGTGAAGGATCAGCAGCCTCCTTCACAGGCCCAGAGGACGACTACCCGTGCCGCTACAGGGCCCAAGTCTATTCGGTCACCTTTGTCGCGCCCGGCGACTCGACAAGGCGAGCGCAAGAATAGCACAGGGTCCACTGCTTCATCGGGCACAACAGTAACCAAATCCACACGGACTGGGACTAGTGCGAGAAAGGCCACCACTGCATCTGTAGCTGCTGCCAAGAGGCCAGCTTCCCGCATGCAGGCGGCATCAATGGCTGTCAAGAATCCCCCCACTACTGCTGCAATGCGCAAAACTACCGCCCCGGCTGTGACTGAAACTGCGACTCGGACTCGAGCGCTGCGCAAGCGGATCTAG
- a CDS encoding von Willebrand factor, type A: MTLEATMIIVDNSESSRNGDYTTTRWQSQVDAVSIIHSVKMRANAQSAVGLMSMGGKGPEVLSTFTPEFGAILAGLHQTKIHGTSHLSSTIQVAALALKHRMEKSQRQRIIVFSCSPIEEDEKTLVKLAKKMKKNNVSIDVIAFGDLESDQTKKLEAFVENVKSGDGSHLAIIPPGPHLLSDQLQLTPILAGEDAEVGGAGGEGEAGGFGFDDAAENDPELAFALRLSMEDEKNRQEKERRDREEQEGKTQLGKIPEEGRGESSGDKDKKDEDKMDTA; this comes from the exons ATGACACTGGAAGCTACTATGATCAT TGTTGACAACAGCGAAAGCAGTCGCAATGGAGACTACAC GACCACCCGGTGGCAATCTCAAGTCGATGCCGTTAGCATCATCCACAGTGTAAAGATGCGTGCAAATGCCCAGTCAGCTGTCGGCCTTATGAGCATGGGTGGCAAAGGCCCCGAGGTGTTGTCAACCTTCACACCCGAGTTTGGCGCAATCCTTGCTGGTCTGCACCAAACAAAGATCCACGGCACATCTCATCTCAGCTCGACCATCCAGGTTGCAGCG TTGGCACTCAAGCACCGCATGGAAAAATCCCAGCGTCAACGCATTATTGTATTCTCCTGCTCACCcatcgaagaagatgaaaagaCCCTCGTGAAGCTCgccaagaagatgaagaagaacaacGTGTCGATCGATGTGATAGCTTTCGGAGATTTGGAATCGGACCAGACCAAGAAGCTCGAGGCTTTCGTTGAGAATGTCAAGAGTGGCGATGGTTCCCACCTCGCCATCATCCCACCAGGACCCCATCTTCTCAGTGATCAGTTGCAGCTGACCCCGATCCTGGCTGGTGAGGATGCTGAGGTCGGTGGTGCCGGCGGCGAAGGCGAGGCTGGTGGATTCGGATTTGATGATGCCGCAGAGAACGACCCCGAGCTGGCATTCGCCCTGCGTTTATCGATGGAGGACGAGAAAAACCGACAGGAGAAGGAGAGGCGCGATCGGgaagagcaggaaggcaAGACGCAACTGGGCAAGATTCCCGAGGAGGGCCGTGGCGAGTCCAGCGGTGACAAAGATAAGAAGGACGAGGACAAGATGGACACCGCGTAA
- a CDS encoding Sybindin-like family protein, which yields MTIRHPCTPYVFYRTDRRFPLECGKVGTSLSDANNRNFRANYDSWGNAIKFTSVTEIESRLAIYCRPLPHICGKAVHSSCLEQTMHRLQPSVLARMSVKKISTMVFELLSAPCVSSQTVRTSATLTMGLFSLIIINKAGGLIYQREFQAGLRNLSTNDYLVLAGTFHGVHAITRSITPKIPISQPAPSPAISSTGTATPATSGYSYPNPGVPVSGLDYLETDKFRLTCFQTLTGTKFLLFTDPLTGSVDTIIQKIYELYADYVMKNPFYQIEMPVRCEAFDRHLGAWLRGRA from the exons ATGACTATTCGCCAcccttgtactccgtacgtctTTTACAGAACTGATCGGCGTTTCCCACTTGAGTGTG GGAAAGTTGGCACATCCCTGTCTGATGCCAATAATCGAAATTTCCGCGCAAATTATGACTCATGGGGAAATGCGATCAAATTCACTTCAGTGACAGAGATTGAAAGTCGGCTGGCAATCTACTGTAGACCTCTGCCGCATATCTGTGGCAAAGCTGTT CACTCTTCCTGTTTGGAACAAACTATGCACCGCTTACAGCCCTCTGTTCTAGCTAGAATGTCAGTTAAGAAGATATCCACCATGGTCTTTGAAC TGCTCTCGGCCCCTTGCGTCTCCAGCCAAACTGTCCGCACCAGCGCTACACTCACCAT GGGCCTCTTCTCCCTGATTATTATCAACAAAGCTGGTGGTCTTATCTACCAGCGCGAATTCCAGGCTGGCCTGCGCAACCTCTCGACAAATGACTACCTCGTCCTCGCCGGCACTTTTCACGG TGTTCATGCAATTACACGCTCGATCACGCCGAAAATCCCCATCTCCCAACCAGCTCCCTCCCCCGCTATCTCTTCAACGGGCACGGCGACTCCCGCGACGTCCGGTTACTCCTACCCAAACCCCGGTGTACCAGTCTCCGGCCTGGATTACCTCGAGACGGACAAGTTTCGATTGACCTGTTTCCAGACCCTGACGGGCACAAAATTCTTGTTATTCACGGATCCCTTGACCGGCAGCGTGGACACAATCATCCAGAAAATCTACGAGCTCTATGCGGACTATGTGATGAAGAATCCATTTTATCAGATTGAGATGCCGGTGCGATGCGAAGCATTCGATCGGCATCTAGGGGCGTGGTTGAGGGGAAGAGCCTAA